From the Helianthus annuus cultivar XRQ/B chromosome 17, HanXRQr2.0-SUNRISE, whole genome shotgun sequence genome, the window AAACAGGCTCCCTCCGTCTCTTTGATTTTCCATTGTGTCTGCAATTAAGCCATGTGTAAGTCTCCTGTTTTCCCCCCACTGGTTGATGAATGTATTTCTGATAGCATTTCCCGGTTCTTGACTTTTTTCAATTTTCTCTTGCTTTTTGACTTTTCTCTTATCAGCTATTATTTCAACCTTCTTTGGACCCTTTGGTATTCCAAATACCAACTGTGTCAGATGTTATTTTTATTTGGTGTTTTCCTACGTTTAGCGTATCGAAGTTCTCGTCAAAGTTTCTGGCTAGCCAATATGCCAACCGTGTTGAAATATGGTTGATGTTGATATCAAGAATAGCTCCAAACCCCATATCCCTAACATCATCAAGCTGTTTTTTTGAAAATCTTCTAACAGTATCCATATATGAGTTAGGTTGACATCGCAGCAGTATTGCTTCATTGCTGTATTTGAAGAACTCCCTATGTTCTGTTTTAGGTTGTTGCCCCTTCTTTGAATGTTTTTTTGTGACTATCTTTGATTTTTTGTATCTTCCTTCTTCTCATGCTTTTTCTTTTTTTGGGGTGGTTTAACAATTTCATCATCTTCTGAACTTTCTTGAATCACCAATATCTTTCTATGCTTTTTAGTTTTTATCAGACTTGATATTGGTCCTTCAAAGTCTTCATCAGATTCTATTTCTACAAAATCGCAAGCTATAGTTAAAAAACACTTACAAAATCGCATTTGTCAGCTAATCATGCACAACAAGTCATTAGTTCGCATGTGTTAGATATCAATTCGCACGTTTTGTTTTATCAATTTGCTTTCAAGTGTTATGATTTCGCATTTGTTACATAAGCATTACCTAAACAATACATCTAACTTCTGATATAAAATCGCATTTGCATTTATATAAATTCGCAAATCTAATTTAACctaaaacaaaaaaacaatacAACTAACTTCTGATATAAAATCGCATTTGCATTTATATGAATTCGCAAATCTAATTTAACCTAAAACAAAAAACCTTCTACATACCAGCTTTTATCATATGAAATCGCAAATATCAAAAAAAGCACAACAAAACCCTATATGATATCGCACATCCATCAGTATCATTAAGACAAAtgcaaaaaaaattcaaaacctAACAAATAAATATACCAGTAACAAACCCTAGCAAAATTGATGTTGTTATCAATATATAATGTTATAAAACTTATATGTTTAGGTAAAacgttaataaacaaacaaaatcgcaTTTGATATTTAAGCACCTGTATATTACACTTTTAAATCGCAAAAGTAAATTGATACCTGGATTCATCTTCTTCGATTGTGGTCTGTCGTTGTTTGCTTTGCTTCTTTTCTCAATATTCATGGAATCGTAGTTGAAATCGCAATGCAGAGTAGCAGGAAATCGCAATGGAGAGTAGCAGGTGATGTTTTGGAGAAGGAGAATGCTTTTGATTTTGGGTTTAcggtatgattttgagttattgTGTGCTAATAATCAGGGGTTTTGTTCTCGTTATGGACGATTctaaccttggcggtttcttttactaattttattttgattaatttaattatttaaacaCGCGCTTTTAATGAGATGATCGTACGGTTGTTGTTGTAGCTTATATAATGTACGATTAGAGcatttgtatgataaccggcctctctctctctctctatatatatatatatatatatatatatatatatatgggtaggttaacgtacaaatgcgcttatcgtacattatgtacgctacaatctcagccgtccgatcatcttcccgcattgaattcgcatgttgtttttttgtaacaatttcgcatgttggttttttaacatgcgatttcatcaaaaattacacatgcgaaattgttacaaaaaaacaacatgctatttcatcaaaattatcacatgcgaaattgaattaccacatgcgaaattgttacaaaaaaaacaacctgctatttcatcaaaattatcacatgcgaaattgaattaccacatgcgaaattgttacaaaaaacaaccttctatttcatcaaaattatcacatgcgaaattgaattaacacatgcgaaattgttacaaaaaaacacctgctatttaatcaaatttatcacatgcgaaattattaaaaaaaaaaaaaaacaacatgcaattttcattgcgggaagatgatcggacggctgagattatagcgtacgtaatgtacgataagggaatttgtacagtaccctttacctatatatatatatatatatatacatatatatatataaagtgatttgccgttaaaaaaaattctTAACCCTTCTAATTATATACTTATGAAATTTATGTCTAATTATATGCttataaaatttatttttgaaaacccTCTTTCTCCCTCAAATCTTTTACACTAATTTCTTCACATTTAAGAGCCTCTTTACTTCTTTAGCCTTCACCCTTTTCCtcaattttcctttttattttatcTCCCCATAACTCAACAACTCAAAACTACCCCCAATTCTTCCCAGTCTTCTTCCATTCAGCAATCCGTCAACCCACAATTAAGCTACTTTCTATTCAAACGTTCCAATATTCAAGTAAGCTACTTTCTATTCAAACCCTtaatttcaatttcaatttcaatttcaatttcgATTTAGAGGTTTTTCCTGATCGATCTTTTGCGTTACTTTCAACAAGGGTTTTGCTTGATCTTATTTGATTTCATTAATTTCAAGATTCTATTCAATTCTTGCCTGTTCAATTGCTTGATCTAGGTTTTCTTTCAAAGAATCTGAATTTTAAATTTAGGGTTTTGTGTATTTGCGTTTCAAGATCTGATTGTTAACAAttctttgattaatttgatattATTTGCAATGCACATGTTTGATCATCTGAATTTAGGTAAAAAGGTTAATCTGTTACTTGCCCATTTGACCTAATTTGTTATTTTCCCCAAATTATACATGCTTATGCTATAGTCAAATCAATTGTTAATTAGCATTTATATATTAACTTTTGTTAAACAGGTTTTCAAGAAATCTTGATTGTGTGGGTTGAGTACACGTATGTGCTGTAATGGCAgaccaaaaccctaatttcccACCTGGATTTTCAGTCGGAATCACCCCGTCCACCCCCGAGCCAACGCAGTCGCGTAGACCCGACACGAAACTGAGCCCACCGCCTTTTACCCCCCGATTTGCACCACCAACGACTCAATCAAACCAGATACTTTCCCCACACGTGCCTTTATCTTCGAATGGCGTTAGAACCGTGAGCCCGCTTCCACATCTGAGCACGCCGCCAGGGCCGCCTGTGTTTTCTTCGCCGGTGCAGCCTGCTGCTGTGCCGTTTAGAACGTCTCCGGTGACCCCTCAACCTGTTGCGTTTGCTGCTGCTGCACCGGCGACACCCCCTTCAGGTTATTCGGATGGTGCGAATGAGGTTCAACAACAGGTGCCGAGTAATGCGGAAGATATGGTGTTTCTTTCTGATGCACCAAATGTTTTACTCTCTGCACGTAAGGTATCTTGTAGACATGTTCCTTTCTTTAATAATAAAGCATCAACATTTAATTTTCATTACATCATTTATATCATTGTGTTAGGGGTGTAAATGAGCCGAGCTTGGGCCTGCATCAGCTCAAGCTTGGCTCGTTTAACGTAGAAGAGATTGAACTCGGGCTGGGCTTGTGGGTAGTTTTACAAGCTCGAGGTCGGCTTGCTTATTGTTTATTAGTCATTGAATTATTTTTCCTATATACCTTTATAGTTATTTTGTTAGATATtgataaataattattattatatataaaatacatgacttttagttatttttatcatAATTTTACATATAATAATCTATGCAGTTAATGTGGTAAAAACTCGGATATcagtcaaggaccgatatttgagataaaggctatcgcggtgggatataggaaattttaatatcatgcagaatttttatagagtaaacttccgttttgctccctgtagtttggtcattttaacggttttgctccaatagtttaaagatagccattttcctccctgatctttcgaggttgtcgccagtttgctccctaatctttcgagtttgtcgccagtttcctccctgatggagttagaggccgggagcaaaatgaagataagttagaaaaatcagggaggaaaatgtctatttttaaactattggagcaaaaccgttaaaatgaccaaaccacagggagcaaaacggaagtttactcaattTTATAtttagcaatttaacactaacaatttaGTATACTCTTCTACCATTAACatattaaccttttgcaacttgcaaaacactaacagtttagcaagtaggaactgattaagacttaaaCCACTAACATATAACATAACAATTAATAATttagacttaaaacactaatagcagcaataagaagaaagacgaatggtagaactaagaagaaaggtactgatatcggaAAATCGGTGTTTGACACTGATGTTTTACATGTGGACCGATATACCGGTGATAACTGCATAAATAATAATCATTATGTAAATACATATTCTataaaatttatataaataataggCTTGTTTAGGTTCGCGAGCCTTGTCGCGCATGATAAGTGAAGCTTGAGATCATAAAAGCTCGGTTCAATTCAAGCTTTTAGCGAGCCGAATGCCGATCTTGAGTAGCTCACGAGCAGCTCGGCTTGCTTGTTTACACTTCTAACTTTAATAACTAAAATTTAGTTTTCTACATCACATTTAACactttatatatttatatatttctttaagaaaacaaaaaaaaaaaaaaattgaaccaACCAGACGACCAGTTTTGACTTGTACAAATATGACCTGTTCTGACCACTTTTGTTTCTCGATGTAGGTACTGAAACAAAAGAAACTAATGAACGTACCCAGTTTGGGTTTCGGGGCACTGGTTTCTCCCGGACGGGAAGTCCTACAGGGTCCGCAAATAATTCAACAAGATCCACAACGTTGCCAAAATTGCGGAGCTTACGCAAATCTCTATTGCAACATCTTGCTTGGATCGGGCCAGTGGCAATGCGTAATTTGTCGGAATTTAAATGGTAGTGAAGGCAGATACATAGCGCCCACCAAAGAAGACCTTCTCAATCTACCCGAACTAGCATTCCCGATGGTTGACTTTGTGCAAACCGGGAACAGAAGACCCGGTTTCATTCCCGTTTCTGATTCTCGTATGTCGGCACCGATTGTTCTCGTAGTTGACGACTGTTTAGACGAACCCCATCTCCAACATTTGCAGAGTTCGTTACACGCGTTTGTGGATTCACTTCCACCCACAACGAGAATCGGTGTTATATCGTATGGAAAAATGGTTTCGGTTTATGATCTTTCGGAAGGATCGATTGCGTCAGCCGATTTGTTACCGGGAAGTGTTTCTCCGAGTCAAGAATCGTTGAAACAACTCGTTTATGGAGCCGGGATTTATTTGTCTCCTATTCATGCTTCTTTACCGGTAGTACACTCGATATTTTCGTCTTTAAGACCGTATAACTCGAATCTTCCGGAAGCTTCTAGAGACCGTTGCATGGGGGCAGCAGTTGAGGTGGCGTTAGCGATTATTCAAGGCCCGTCAGCTGAAATGTCACAAGGGGTTGTGAAAAAACCGGGAGGTAGTAGTAGAATAATCGTGTGTGCGGGTGGACCGAACACGTATGGGCCCGGGTCGGTCCCACATTCGTTTAGTCATCCGAACTATCCCCACATGGAGAAAACCGCTTTAAAATGGATGGAACACATGGGTCGTGAAGCATATAAACGTAATACGCAAATCGACATTTTATGTGCAGGAACTTGTCCGGTTCGGGTTCCGGTTTTACAACCGTTAGCGAAAGCTTCAGGCGGGATTTTGATCTTGCATGACGATTTCGGTGAAGCGTTTGGTGTGAATTTACAACGAGCTTCAACGCGGGCTGCGGGTTCTCACGGGCTTATGGAAATTCGGTGTTCGGATGATGTAACGGTTTCTCAAGTTATAGGCCCGGGTGAAGAGGCCCATACGGATAACCATGAAGCGTTTAAGAACGATAATTCCGTCTCGATACAAATGTTAAGTGTGGAAGAAACACAAAGTTTTGCAGTGTCGATGGAGACACGCGGAAATATCAAAACCGATTTCGTGTACTTACAGTTCGGAATTTTGTTTTCGAATTTATATCAAGCGGATATCACGAGGGTGATTACGGTTCGATTGCCGACAGTTGATAGTGTTTCAGCTTATCTCGACAGTGTTCAAGATGAGGTGGCGGCGGTTCTTATCGCTAAAAGGAGTCTTTTACGCGCCAAAACCGGCCCGGATGCAATCGATGTAAGGACAACAATCGATGAACGGATTAAAGATATTACTAGTAGATTCGGGTCACAAATGCCAAACTCAAAGCTTTATCAGTTTCCGAAAGAGCTGTCGCATATACCTGAGATATTGTTTCATCTCAGGCGGGGTCCACTTTTGGGTAGTATTGTCGGACACGAGGACGAGAGGTCGGTTTTGAGGGATATTTTTTTAAACGCGTCTTTCGATTTGTCGCTTCGGATGGTTGCTCCGAGATGTCTTATGCACCGTGAAGGAGGAACGTTTGAAGAACTTCCGGCGCATGATCTTGCAATGCAATCTGATGCAGCTGTTGTTCTTGATCATGGGACAGATGTCTTCATTTGGctggttagttagttagttacCGTAGTTCTTTGTCAGTTTCGGTTTTGATCCATTTACCGTATTTCTAATGTTGATGAGTTGGATTCAGGGTGCTGAACTTGCAGCCCAAGAAGGAAAAAGTGCAGCGGCATTAGCGGCGTGCCGAACGTTGGCGGAAGAACTAACGGAGATGAGATTTCCCGCTCCTAGAATTCTTGCGTTTAAAGTAATAATTTTAATtcctttttttatatatatacatacgacAAATGTATTATAAAAGGTATTGACTTTTATCGAAACTTGTTTGTAACAGGAGGGTAGTTCTCAGGCGAGGTATTTTGTGTCTCGGCTAATTCCTGCACACAAGGACCCTCCGTATGAGCAAGTGAGTTGACTCATTACTCTTGTCTTGATTGTACTGCAATTAAAATTTCTGGGTGAACTTGGACCCGCTTATTTGCGTTATTTTTATGCTAGTAGGTTAATTGAGTAAACTAAAAAACATAGCTAAGAAAGAAACGGGCCAAAAGGTGTGTCTGACATAATCAAAAGTAGAGGTTGGTAGTTTGAATCGTTGAACCTGAACACGGCTAGTATATTTATTTGTGTCAAAGAGATCAACTGAACCCCAACATGCTTATAATCGTGTAATCGGAAATTCGGAATGTGACTCGTTTATCTAAACGAGTCAAACGGATTGGCGGGGTCGACATACGTAATTAAATAGGTTAAAcctagggctgcaaatgaaccgaacgaacacgaacgagatcttgttcatgttcgtttgttaaagaATATATGTGTTCACAAACGATtaatgaacacttaccgaacgagattttatgttcgtgttcgtttgttaaggaaataactttgttcgtgtttgtttggtAATTTTAGGCAACAAACGAAAACGGACGTTGATGAatacaaatggaaacaaacaaacacaaacacacgtTCATGAATAGATCATATAATACACtaacacttattaaatatttatttgtcgGGATCTTgtaacatttaaataaaatataaaaacaaaacactaatgaactatggAACACAAACGAatacgttaccgaacgttcacgaacgcaacCTTTGTTCATATTTGTTCGTTTAGctaaacgaacaaaatttcttgttcgtgttcgtttgtttaataaacgaacaaacacaaacgaacttcccgccgaacggttcacgaactgttcgccgaacgtttggttcgtttacagcacTTAAACCCAAATACTTCCCTTTTTTTGAAACATGTCAACCCTAACACCTGACCACCCGTTTGATATAACATAATCATACTATAAATGCAGTTTTTATTAGTTaaattttaaacaattttgtAGTAGGTTGTAACCTGTTACCGCTTCTGCCTAACTTTTTTACTTTTATCTATATGACTTGTTTAAAGGTTTAAAGATATAATTCATATAACCCAAATCGATCGGTTGATGACTAGATGATTAGACACTGCCGCCTTTAGTTAACAACCCTTAACTCTTTTACTAAAAATGGATCATTGTTATATATCTATCTATCTGGGGTAAATTACAGTTTCATCCTTTATGTTTGGGGTGGCTTGCAGATCCCGTCCTTCAACTTCAACAAACGTCCCTGAAGTTCATATGTTGCAACCGTTCTCATCCAACATAAAGCAGAAACAAAGGATGCAAACTGTTGCAACATAAGAACTTCAGGACGTTTTTTTCTACTCTTTGAAGTTAAAGAACAGAATCTGCAACTCACACCAAACACAAAGGACAAAAACTGTAATTTACCCAAATATTTGTTTGTCAATCTGACCCGTCCGTTTTGGCAGATATGAAATATACTGACTGGAAAAATGTAAATTTTGTCGACAGGAAGCAAGATTTCCTCAGCTTCGAACTTTGAGTGCAGAACAAAGGGCAAAGTTGAAAAGCAGTTTTATTCACTTTGATGAACCAAGCTTCTGTGAATGGATGCGTAGTCTCAAAGTATTGGCACCCGAAGCGAGCTAAGTGTTCTGGTAAAACAGTtacaatcacaaacaaacaacaaactttcttatctttctttgtttttgtttttgtttctgtttgagtaggatttgttttaattttgttttttttttaatacattTGATTTTGAACGCTGAAAAGCAGCAACCGAGGGAAGAAGTAATAacacaaagaaaagaaaaaaaaacaagttactttTAATGGTTCTTATATATCCCTTTGTTTTATGAACTAGTTTAGtcatttagggggtgtttggattAGCACCGGTGAAACCGACCATAAACCAGCTGGTTTGAGATTTATAAGGCAAGGTTTTGGTGGTTCAACATGTTTACAGGATCATTTATATGAAGCAATTATCTTACATGTTGCTAAATTCGGCGTCACAAAAGGGGAGGTTGTTGGTGCATAAAAATGATTCAAAAATCAGAAACTTCACTGTTGATACATGATCGGCTGATCGCACCTTTATATCGACCGTCGGCTTCCTCAACGACTAAATTGCAAAGCCGATGCACAACCTGCCATTGGATTTGTTGTGCCCGATACTAATAAGGTTTTAAAACAACGCATGATGTTTGGACGAATCTTTAAGAAAATATTCGTTACACACACCTGTATGCGTTCAAGGGAGAGTGAAACAAAAGGTTACAGAAGTATGTTGTTTATAGAAAAAAAGATGATCATTCTAAACCAATATTAGAAAACATGAGTATTTTATAGATTATGTTGAATCTTTCACAAACCAATACAATATTTTTATAGATTATGTTTAATCTTTCATAAAACAATACAATATATAGAgtttaagggcatgtttggctaagcttatttaaggTAAAAAGCACTTTTTGTGAAACTTGACTTTTTGACTTTTTGAAAAAgagtttttaaaaaagtgtttggattaggtTATGGGATGagaaaaaccaataagtcaataagttgttttttaaaaagtgtttgacttagcttattgatgtaaaatgactaaaaggaACATTCTTTCATAAGTTGAACAAAAAATGAGGGGTAATCAGGTAATTTGGTctttgaaaagttaaaagctgAACAAAAAATCACAAGCCCCTAACTTCTCAAAAACTCCTTTTTGATGGCTTTTtctccttttcaaaaagtcattttgaaaaggaCTTTTAGGTTTGCCAAACACTAAAGCTCCATTTTAGCTTTTTgattaagtcaataagttataagttggGTTGGAAAAGCTTATCCAAACATGCCCTAAGTGCGTAATCTTTCATATGAAGTCTTTCAAAGACAAATGAATAGTCAAAAATGTAAGCCATATTAAGTTGTCCATGAATTTGATGAAAGTCCCACCACATGTGTTAACGGCTTGTTCGCGCGTATGGTGCCATGGTGGTACCCGACACTTGTCCATGTTGACAGTGGGACCCATATAAGGTGGTGATACTTTGATTACAGTGGTGGAAACAGAACTTTTCAACCAGAGAGTCATAGTAGATTTTTTTTATATTGGGTATATCAATAAATCAACTTGTTTTTGAACTCTTTTATTACTCCCATGTTTGGTTTTAGATTATGTTACCTAATTATGTTTCCAAAGTTATGATATTTGACgaaatataaaaatttattgAAGAAAATCACATGAAATACTAATGCAAATTAACTaatagatacacctctcatttttcatttcacgttatcagcacgaagaATTGAATTCAACGTCCCCTTTTTTTATTACTTATTTCACAAAATTCACATATAAATTTAATTTTTGTAGATACAATGTCAAATTTATCAAAACTCGAATTCGTCGCACTCGACATCTCGGGAAATAACTACCTCCCATGGACTCTTGATGCGAAAATCCATCTGATAGCAAATAATCTAGGGGTGACAATCAATGATGACAATCAAACCTCCGCTCAAGATAAGGCTAAGGCCATGATATTCCTTCGTCACCATCTTCACGAAGACTTGAAGAGGGAGTATCTTACTGTTGAGGACCCTCTCGAGTTGTGGAAAAATATTAAAGAAAGATTTGACCACCAGAAGCTGGTATTGCTCCCTAAAGCTCGCTATGAATGGCTTCATTTGAGGCTACAAGATTATAAAAGTGTTAGCGAGTACAACTCTGCTATTTTCCGCATCACATCTGAGCTTAAATTATGGGGTGAAAAAATAACCAACGAAGACATGCTTGAGAAAACTTTCTCAACGTTCCATGCATCAAACATGCTCCTGTCGCAGCAGTATAGGGAACGTAAATTTACAAAATATTCTGAATTAATATCATGTTTGTTGGTCGCGGAGCAAAACAACAAGCTCCTACTACAAAATCATTAAGCGCGACCCGTCGGTGCAAGCCCATTGCCAGAAGCCAATGCGGCAAATTATTAAAGCGGACGTGGGAGAGGTCGCGGTCGCGGCCGTGGCCGTGGCCGTAGACGGAGCAATACATGGCGACGAGAATCTCAAAATTCAAAATCTAGTAGTGGCGAATCGAGTCGACAGAACACGGGACGACCTCCTAGAGGGAGAACTAGCGGGAGCCAAAACAATATATGTTATAAATGTGGAATGTCAAATCATTGGTCCCGCACATGTCGCACCCCCAAACATCTCGTTGAAGCTTATCAACAGATGATGAAAGAAACAGGGAAAAATGTTGAGACAAATCTGATTGAGAATGCACCTAatctgttgtcacacccccaaaatccacccgcggagtaccaccgcttgggagcgtgactgaccaggatcaagccatcaatcatatcaaaccatagcatTTAATACAAAAGTAAATAGTGTAAATCAtcgtgacatgattgatgtttcaaaaccaacatcgt encodes:
- the LOC110922061 gene encoding protein transport protein sec23-1; the protein is MADQNPNFPPGFSVGITPSTPEPTQSRRPDTKLSPPPFTPRFAPPTTQSNQILSPHVPLSSNGVRTVSPLPHLSTPPGPPVFSSPVQPAAVPFRTSPVTPQPVAFAAAAPATPPSGYSDGANEVQQQVPSNAEDMVFLSDAPNVLLSARKVLKQKKLMNVPSLGFGALVSPGREVLQGPQIIQQDPQRCQNCGAYANLYCNILLGSGQWQCVICRNLNGSEGRYIAPTKEDLLNLPELAFPMVDFVQTGNRRPGFIPVSDSRMSAPIVLVVDDCLDEPHLQHLQSSLHAFVDSLPPTTRIGVISYGKMVSVYDLSEGSIASADLLPGSVSPSQESLKQLVYGAGIYLSPIHASLPVVHSIFSSLRPYNSNLPEASRDRCMGAAVEVALAIIQGPSAEMSQGVVKKPGGSSRIIVCAGGPNTYGPGSVPHSFSHPNYPHMEKTALKWMEHMGREAYKRNTQIDILCAGTCPVRVPVLQPLAKASGGILILHDDFGEAFGVNLQRASTRAAGSHGLMEIRCSDDVTVSQVIGPGEEAHTDNHEAFKNDNSVSIQMLSVEETQSFAVSMETRGNIKTDFVYLQFGILFSNLYQADITRVITVRLPTVDSVSAYLDSVQDEVAAVLIAKRSLLRAKTGPDAIDVRTTIDERIKDITSRFGSQMPNSKLYQFPKELSHIPEILFHLRRGPLLGSIVGHEDERSVLRDIFLNASFDLSLRMVAPRCLMHREGGTFEELPAHDLAMQSDAAVVLDHGTDVFIWLGAELAAQEGKSAAALAACRTLAEELTEMRFPAPRILAFKEGSSQARYFVSRLIPAHKDPPYEQEARFPQLRTLSAEQRAKLKSSFIHFDEPSFCEWMRSLKVLAPEAS